The Doryrhamphus excisus isolate RoL2022-K1 chromosome 22, RoL_Dexc_1.0, whole genome shotgun sequence genome segment AGTGCTAAACAGTGCTGTTATTAATCATAATGAAGGTCAAGCACAGCTGAGAGCACCAAGGGTTGAGcaccccgggggggggggaccttttAGCAATTAACAGAAGGCCATTTCTGCTCCGTCCACTCTTTCATCTCCTCTTTCCCTTACACCAGACTCATGGCCTAATTTTTGACTTTCTATGTGTCACCTCAAGTTTCCACCTCGGGTTGCAAGGGGGTGGACTTGTTTCTTTCTTGTTCACATATTTTCTCCTGAAATTACTTCTTGTGTTCTTGCTGCCCTTTAAACAGCAATATATAGTATTGGTTCAAAAAGGGCTTTTAAGGACTTTGTATTccattattgtaattttataacatctatcacacagaaaaaaacatgaaactaTATTACCACCGAAACTTTGTTTGCAATCAAGACAACAGCTGCAGATTTAAACAGATATTGCTTCTAAatgtggctgcatggcggatgagtggttagcgtgcaggtcacacagctaggagacccgagtttgattccaggtactctggttgcctcccacattcttaaaaacatgctaggttaattggtgactccaaattgtccaaaggtatgaatgtgagtgtgaatggttgtttgtctatatgtgcccagtgattggctggccaccagtccacctctcgcccaaaaacagctgggataagctccagcactcctgtgaccctcgtgaggataatcggcaGAAAAATACTGgaacaacaacattttaaatgccAGTGCTGAGCAACAATTCTATTCAGGCTGGATCATTTAACTTGATAATACAGGATCAGACTAATGTAGTGCATTTTCtaaattacattacaaatgTCACTgttaataatgacaatattattgtttaaatatataacaaatgttttgtcatattgtgtattattatagttattatttttgttatttttcttatcGTGCTCGTGTATTTTAAAGCGACTTCCTGAAACGGGACTTCATTCCCCACAATGCCAATTGTCGCAATGACGCCATCAGCACGCGAGCATACCCTTGCGCTTCAGTGAAGGCGCGTTGTAACAGCTGAGGAAACACAACTCAAACTGTTTTATTTCTccatatttatgaattatgagCAAGTATATCTTACCTGTTTCTGTGTTCGGAACTGTTATTGGAGGTGCTGTCTTGCTCAAGTGAGTAATTGTATAATGACACGGCCATTGTCTTCTATAACAGAATTTGTACAACTGTGTGAGCAAtcccatgtttgtttgtgtttgcggACGCTTGTATGGCTGGTCTGGACTATAATAACATACACATACGATgtcatattttcattaattaagCTAATAATTGATTAAGCCCTGCTCATAATGCAGTAATGCAACAAGTGCAGTGGGATGACTATCATCCTTCTTGTAGTAAATGAGTCCATCCTTTTCACAGGAACCACGTGACAGGGGGGCGATGTCCTAGCAAAGCTAAGCTAAATGGGAAGACGGTCGTTATAACAGGCGCCAACACCGGTATCGGCAAAGAGACAGCGCGGGAATTGGCCAAGAGAGGTGTGTAAAAAAATAGTGACACTTTGAACGATATTGCCCCAAATATAAGGTAGTATTGATGCCAATTTTAAGAGAATGGTGATTAGTGAAGCAGAGTCCTCAAACAACATCAGGAATATGATTATGATGTGATAGGAAATATGATTTatcatttagaaataaggaatcctactttgtggaaggATCTGGACGCAATTAACCATGatgggagagtggttagcaggcaggcctcacagctaggagacccgagttcgattccaccctctgccatctctgtgtggagtttgcatgttctccccatgcatgcgtgggttttctccgggtactccggtttcctcccacattccaaaaacatgctaggttaattggcgactccaaattgtccatgggtatgaatgtgagtgtgaatggttgtttgtctatatgtgccctgtgattggctggcgaccagtccagggtgaaccccgccactcgcccgaagacagctgggataggctccagcaccgccgcgacccttgtgaggataagcggtagaaaatcaatgaatgaatgaatgaaaagcttGGGATTGGGggtcttttttcactttttgggtTTGGAGGATGAGTAGTTAACGTGCAagccagctaggagacccgagttggattccgggtacttcggtttcctcccacattccaaaaacatgctacgtaggttaactggcgactccaaattgtccataggtatgaatgtgagtgtcaatgtttgtttttctatatgtgccctgcgattggctggccaccagtccagggtgtaccccgcctctcgcatgaagacagctgggataggctccagcacccctgcgactctcatgaggataagcggtagaaaatgaatgaaacgatTGATTACTATATTCAGGCCAATAAGACTAAGTCTGTTGTCCTTTTCCATCTACACACTTTCAGGGGGTCGCATCATTTTGGCCTGCCGAGACATGGAGAAATGCGAGGCAGCTGCCAAAGAAATCAGAGGCAACACACTAAATCCTCATGTCTACGCGTGTCAGCTCGACTTGGCCTCCATGAAATCCATACGAGACTTTGCAGGGAGGATCAAAGAAAGTGAGCTAATGAAATTCAAAAGTTCCCTTTTGGTGTTTGGTTTGTACTGTATTAAAAAGTGATACGATCTTGAATAATGTATTGCCTTGCAGAGGAGCAGCGTGTGGATGTGCTAATAAACAATGCAGCGGTCATGAGATGTCCTGCCTGGAAAACAGAGGATGGATTTGAGATGCAGTTTGGAGTTAACCACTTAGGTAGCGCCACACATCTGCCTTAATGTCGTTGGAGTTATACCCGAATGACTTAACATGTAAATCATGACTTTTTCTTCTGCCTCCAGGACACTTCTTATTGACAAATCTTCTGCTGGATAAGTTAAAAGAGTCCGCCCCCAGCAGAGTGATCAACCTGTCCTCGCTCGTCCACATTGTTGGGAAAATCGACTTTGACGACCTCAACTGGGAGAGAAAGAAGTATGACGCTAAGCTCGCGTACTGTCAGAGCAAGCTTGCCAATGTTCTCTTCACAAGAGAGCTGGCCAAGCGCTTGCAAGGCAAGTGTGTGTGGGAGGACGTAcgccctttattcttgtttttaattggcAGTTGGATACACATTTTCATAACAATGCCTTGTGTGTTCTTGTATTTTACAGGCACTGGAATCACGGTGAATGCCGTGCACCCCGGGGTTGTTGCCACGGAGCTTGGCAGGCACACTGGTCTGCATCAATCTTGGGTCTCCAGCACTGTGCTCAGTAAGCAACCTGCTCTTCTATTGTAGGAATTAttgtcatttgaaaaaaatatatatatcaagaCATTAAAGGTCCCTTATTATGCAAAATAACCATTTAATGCGGGTATAACAGCAATTAGTGCCATGCCATATAATGAGCACCAAACTTGAGATAAAGGTATCATCTTCATCACTTGTTTTGCCCACTTTTGtgaaatttatatatatgtgtgttataCAACCAATGTGTGGCCCCCAGGTCCTTTTTTCTCGCTGCTGGTAAAGAACCCAGAGCTTGGGTCCCAGCCCAGCATCTACATGGCTGTGGCTGAGGAGATGGAGGGGGTGACGGGACGTTACTATGACGTGCTGACAGAAAAGGAGCCGGCGCCCCAGGCTGTGGATGAGGATGCAGCTTGCAGGCTGTGGGAGATCAGCAGCAGGCTGGTGGGCCTGG includes the following:
- the LOC131109713 gene encoding retinol dehydrogenase 13-like isoform X2; this encodes MKTAGIGSSTPATLMRISGGRIILACRDMEKCEAAAKEIRGNTLNPHVYACQLDLASMKSIRDFAGRIKEKEQRVDVLINNAAVMRCPAWKTEDGFEMQFGVNHLGHFLLTNLLLDKLKESAPSRVINLSSLVHIVGKIDFDDLNWERKKYDAKLAYCQSKLANVLFTRELAKRLQGTGITVNAVHPGVVATELGRHTGLHQSWVSSTVLSPFFSLLVKNPELGSQPSIYMAVAEEMEGVTGRYYDVLTEKEPAPQAVDEDAACRLWEISSRLVGLEEEKLFNTPAQSQNSAEQTHGQSRGAVVGAVGL
- the LOC131109713 gene encoding retinol dehydrogenase 13-like isoform X1, with protein sequence MSKYILPVSVFGTVIGGAVLLKNHVTGGRCPSKAKLNGKTVVITGANTGIGKETARELAKRGGRIILACRDMEKCEAAAKEIRGNTLNPHVYACQLDLASMKSIRDFAGRIKEKEQRVDVLINNAAVMRCPAWKTEDGFEMQFGVNHLGHFLLTNLLLDKLKESAPSRVINLSSLVHIVGKIDFDDLNWERKKYDAKLAYCQSKLANVLFTRELAKRLQGTGITVNAVHPGVVATELGRHTGLHQSWVSSTVLSPFFSLLVKNPELGSQPSIYMAVAEEMEGVTGRYYDVLTEKEPAPQAVDEDAACRLWEISSRLVGLEEEKLFNTPAQSQNSAEQTHGQSRGAVVGAVGL
- the LOC131109713 gene encoding retinol dehydrogenase 13-like isoform X3 yields the protein MEKCEAAAKEIRGNTLNPHVYACQLDLASMKSIRDFAGRIKEKEQRVDVLINNAAVMRCPAWKTEDGFEMQFGVNHLGHFLLTNLLLDKLKESAPSRVINLSSLVHIVGKIDFDDLNWERKKYDAKLAYCQSKLANVLFTRELAKRLQGTGITVNAVHPGVVATELGRHTGLHQSWVSSTVLSPFFSLLVKNPELGSQPSIYMAVAEEMEGVTGRYYDVLTEKEPAPQAVDEDAACRLWEISSRLVGLEEEKLFNTPAQSQNSAEQTHGQSRGAVVGAVGL